From a region of the Streptacidiphilus albus JL83 genome:
- a CDS encoding MFS transporter, translating to MTGTAADPGTTSKSLAPDGRGENHRWWVLAVIGLAQLMVVLDATIVNIALPSAQKDLGFSNGNRQWIVTAYALAFGSLLLLGGRIADLVGRKRVFLIGLAGFSVASAIGGAAPSFEVLVIARALQGAFGALLAPAALSLLTTTFTDSAERAKAFGIYGAIAGTGGAVGLLLGGLLTEYLDWRWCLYVNLLLAVLAIIGAVRLLHAGRPADPPKLDIPGTVVVSLGLFGLVYGFSNAETHSWSSVGTWGFLAAGVLLLAVFAWWQTRTPHPLLPLRVVLDRNRGASFLAMFLAGAGMFGVFLFLTYYLQQSLLYSPVKTGLAFLPMVAVMIVTSVTATNKLVPRLGAKPIVPVGMLLGACAMAWLTRLDLNSTYAADVMPPLLVLGLGLGLIFAPAMSLATAGVEPHDAGVASATVNTSQQVGGSIGTSLLNTLATSAATAYLVGRAHTSANTAQAQLHSYSTAYWWSAGFFLFGMVVCGLLYPVGRPRINPENADAPIHM from the coding sequence ATGACAGGTACGGCAGCAGACCCCGGGACAACGTCCAAGAGCCTCGCCCCCGACGGCCGGGGCGAGAACCACCGCTGGTGGGTGCTGGCCGTGATCGGCCTGGCCCAGCTGATGGTGGTGCTCGACGCAACCATCGTGAACATCGCCCTGCCGTCCGCGCAGAAGGACCTCGGCTTCAGCAACGGCAACCGCCAGTGGATCGTCACCGCCTACGCCCTCGCCTTCGGCAGCCTGCTGCTGCTCGGCGGGCGGATCGCCGACCTGGTGGGCCGCAAGCGGGTCTTCCTGATCGGACTGGCGGGCTTCTCCGTCGCCTCCGCCATCGGCGGGGCCGCGCCCAGCTTCGAGGTGCTGGTCATCGCCCGCGCCCTGCAGGGGGCCTTCGGCGCGCTGCTGGCGCCCGCCGCACTCTCCCTGCTGACGACGACCTTCACCGACTCCGCAGAGCGCGCCAAGGCGTTCGGCATCTACGGCGCCATCGCCGGCACCGGCGGCGCCGTCGGCCTGCTGCTCGGCGGGCTGCTCACCGAGTACCTGGACTGGCGCTGGTGCCTGTACGTCAACCTGCTGCTGGCCGTGCTCGCCATCATCGGCGCGGTCCGGCTGCTGCACGCCGGCCGGCCGGCCGACCCGCCCAAGCTGGACATCCCCGGCACGGTCGTGGTCTCACTGGGCCTGTTCGGGCTGGTCTACGGCTTCTCCAACGCCGAGACCCACTCCTGGAGCTCCGTCGGCACCTGGGGCTTCCTGGCCGCCGGGGTGCTGCTGCTCGCCGTCTTCGCCTGGTGGCAGACGCGCACGCCGCATCCGCTGCTGCCGTTGCGGGTGGTGCTCGACCGGAACCGGGGCGCGTCCTTCCTGGCGATGTTCCTGGCCGGCGCCGGGATGTTCGGGGTCTTCCTGTTTCTGACCTACTACCTGCAGCAGTCGCTGCTCTACTCGCCGGTCAAGACCGGACTGGCCTTCCTGCCGATGGTCGCCGTGATGATCGTCACCTCGGTCACCGCCACCAACAAGCTGGTGCCCAGGCTGGGCGCCAAGCCGATCGTGCCGGTCGGCATGCTGCTCGGCGCCTGCGCGATGGCCTGGCTCACCAGGCTCGACCTGAACAGCACCTACGCCGCCGACGTGATGCCGCCGCTGCTGGTGCTCGGCCTCGGCCTCGGCCTGATCTTCGCCCCGGCGATGTCGCTGGCCACGGCCGGGGTCGAGCCGCACGACGCGGGCGTCGCCTCGGCCACCGTCAACACCAGTCAGCAGGTGGGCGGTTCGATCGGCACCTCGCTGCTGAACACCCTGGCCACCAGCGCCGCCACCGCCTACCTGGTCGGCCGGGCGCACACCTCGGCCAACACCGCCCAGGCGCAGCTGCACAGTTACTCGACCGCCTACTGGTGGTCGGCCGGGTTCTTCCTGTTCGGGATGGTGGTCTGCGGCCTGCTCTACCCGGTGGGCCGACCCCGGATCAATCCGGAGAACGCGGACGCCCCCATCCACATGTGA
- a CDS encoding C40 family peptidase has product MGEDRFNMLPSSTHETNGRTGSTAGTGRHRAVKARRTTKQRLFAGVGLAGIVSLAVPMITANTASATAPAAAPASAPATAPAAVAAPTSASGTRAADTTTASYYTVLAGDWLSTIAADHDVNGGWQRLYALNRSVLTQGPDLIYPGERLALSGRTAATGATTSSDTVSGSANLDSSNSGSGSSYSAGSSNWSASDSSSSSSSDSTTSSTSAPAATTTTTSTSSSSSSTASSSGMAAAIAFAQAQVGDAYVYGGTGPNTWDCSGLTQAALAQAGISIPRTSEDQAAAATPVSMNALQPGDLLFWSTDGTAANAYHVAIYIGNGSYVEAANPSAGVKIDTISDYAPTFAGRF; this is encoded by the coding sequence GTGGGAGAGGACCGCTTCAACATGCTGCCTTCGAGCACCCATGAGACCAACGGCCGTACCGGTTCCACCGCCGGCACCGGTCGCCACCGGGCCGTCAAGGCCCGGCGCACCACCAAGCAGCGCCTCTTCGCCGGTGTCGGCCTCGCCGGCATCGTCAGCCTCGCCGTTCCGATGATCACCGCCAACACCGCCTCCGCCACGGCCCCGGCCGCCGCTCCTGCCTCCGCCCCGGCGACCGCCCCGGCCGCCGTCGCCGCCCCCACCTCGGCGAGCGGCACCCGGGCCGCCGACACCACCACCGCCTCGTACTACACCGTGCTCGCGGGCGACTGGCTCTCCACCATCGCCGCCGACCACGACGTCAACGGTGGCTGGCAGCGGCTCTACGCCCTCAACCGCTCGGTCCTCACCCAGGGTCCGGACCTGATCTACCCGGGCGAGCGCCTGGCCCTGTCCGGCCGCACCGCCGCGACCGGCGCCACCACCTCCTCCGACACGGTCTCCGGCAGCGCGAACCTGGACAGCTCCAACTCCGGCTCCGGCTCCAGCTACAGCGCCGGCAGCTCCAACTGGTCCGCCTCGGACAGCTCCTCCAGCTCCTCGTCCGACAGCACCACCAGCAGCACCAGTGCCCCGGCCGCCACCACGACCACGACCAGCACGAGCAGCAGCAGCTCCTCGACCGCGAGCAGCAGCGGCATGGCCGCGGCCATCGCCTTCGCCCAGGCGCAGGTCGGCGACGCCTACGTCTACGGCGGCACCGGCCCGAACACCTGGGACTGCTCGGGCCTGACCCAGGCCGCGCTGGCCCAGGCCGGCATCAGCATCCCGCGCACCAGCGAGGATCAGGCCGCCGCCGCGACCCCGGTCTCGATGAACGCCCTCCAGCCCGGTGACCTGCTGTTCTGGTCCACCGACGGCACCGCCGCCAACGCGTACCACGTCGCCATCTACATCGGCAACGGCTCCTACGTCGAGGCCGCCAACCCGAGCGCCGGTGTCAAGATCGACACCATCAGCGACTACGCCCCGACCTTCGCGGGCCGTTTCTGA
- a CDS encoding sensor histidine kinase — MAANGWWRRVSPGRAVVLDAVAALLVFGLLLAAAAMAARPSRHVLPTLDSLHPAAVVLAAASCGTLLLRRHRPWGALALSLVCGVLYALAGYTMNPLLMLPTVVALYTVAVSTDRRTAWGTAAGSVAVLVGAGIALGPETWLQPQNFSVLAWAGTAAAVGDAVRSRRAYIAAVEERAERAERTREEEAGRRVAEDRIRIARELHDVVAHHIALINAQAGVAVHLAGEIPAPVLAALEHIRDASHEALQELKATVGLLRASDESGVPLEPAPGVAQLPELLASFARAGLAVSLEQQGEVRPLPPAVDLTAFRIVQESLTNVSKHAGVPTARVQLFFGPEQLAIRVEDDGRTAPMRSSYLDQGQGHGLTGMGERAAVVGGTLSAGRDPWGGFRVAADLPLRPVARGAET; from the coding sequence ATGGCAGCGAACGGATGGTGGCGCCGGGTGTCCCCCGGCCGGGCGGTGGTGCTGGACGCCGTGGCGGCGCTGCTGGTGTTCGGGCTGCTGCTGGCCGCCGCCGCGATGGCGGCCCGGCCCTCGCGGCACGTGCTGCCGACGCTGGACTCGCTGCACCCCGCCGCCGTCGTCCTGGCCGCCGCCTCCTGCGGGACCCTGCTGCTGCGCCGGCACCGGCCCTGGGGCGCGCTGGCGCTGTCCCTGGTCTGCGGCGTGCTCTACGCCCTGGCCGGCTACACCATGAACCCGTTGCTGATGCTCCCGACGGTGGTCGCGCTCTACACCGTGGCCGTCAGCACCGACCGCCGTACCGCCTGGGGCACCGCGGCCGGCTCGGTGGCGGTGCTGGTCGGCGCCGGGATCGCGCTCGGCCCGGAGACATGGCTGCAGCCGCAGAACTTCAGCGTGCTCGCCTGGGCCGGGACGGCGGCGGCCGTCGGCGACGCGGTGCGCTCCCGGCGCGCCTACATCGCCGCCGTCGAGGAGCGGGCCGAGCGCGCCGAACGCACCCGCGAGGAGGAGGCCGGCCGCCGGGTCGCCGAGGACCGGATCCGGATAGCCCGCGAGCTGCACGACGTGGTCGCCCACCACATCGCGCTGATCAATGCCCAGGCCGGGGTCGCCGTCCACCTCGCCGGCGAGATCCCGGCGCCGGTCCTCGCCGCGCTGGAACACATCCGGGACGCCAGCCACGAGGCACTGCAGGAGCTCAAGGCGACGGTGGGGCTGCTCCGGGCCTCCGACGAGTCCGGCGTGCCGCTGGAGCCCGCTCCCGGCGTCGCCCAGCTGCCCGAGCTGCTGGCCTCCTTCGCCCGCGCCGGGCTGGCCGTCAGCCTGGAGCAGCAGGGCGAGGTCAGGCCGCTGCCGCCGGCCGTGGACCTGACCGCGTTCCGGATCGTCCAGGAGTCGCTGACCAACGTCAGCAAGCACGCCGGGGTGCCCACCGCCCGGGTGCAGCTCTTCTTCGGGCCCGAGCAGCTGGCCATCCGGGTCGAGGACGACGGCCGCACCGCGCCGATGCGCAGCAGCTACCTGGACCAGGGGCAGGGCCACGGGCTGACCGGCATGGGCGAGCGGGCGGCGGTCGTCGGCGGCACGCTGAGCGCCGGACGCGACCCCTGGGGCGGGTTCCGGGTCGCGGCCGACCTACCCTTGCGTCCGGTGGCGAGGGGAGCCGAGACATGA
- a CDS encoding D-alanyl-D-alanine carboxypeptidase family protein, producing the protein MGESPDRAERNEDTRGSASAAEPTPTATRAETPSAETASAETAAPEPDGTAAEAAAPEADAAPEAEAVPEPDDDAAEEPAAEAADAAEDVDAGGAAAGGDAAGDAEPAADEADAADEAADAEDAPRGAVLELSGVGARGESEHAATLDEPTTALRVPYDPPTQTLRQFRGFRLDPDEVDDPAAEPEEPVEQSAPAAALNPAYLRAFDAVPIPAPEPAPEPALEPAPGPGVGQGVGPGAGPAPEGSPETTSEALELLATLSRRPMTPLRRAAKRTALWGGLLCVVLAVLAVVQVLRPLPTPQLRLTAASEYTFGGSAPALSWPTAGQSAVEVDGLGSLGQNGAETAVPIASVTKVMTAHLILKDHPLAVGQQGPVITVDQQAVTDYTNGTAGGESVMKVSANEQLTEYQALQMLLIPSANNVARLLGRWDAGTDAAFVAKMQAEATALGMSQTTYTDPSGLEDTTKSTAADQLKLAKVVMETPVFREIVSTQSFSPPENPLTYNTNKLLGANGVIGVKTGSDSAALGCLMWAAQVKIGGTTQTVLGVTLGQPALSSTFGILDNVMATSKKLLVSAEGVLQSHILVHQGEVVGYVDDGEGGRTPVVASKDVNVIGWSGTSVPVSLEATGGVLPRTGRAGDGVGELVVGTGVSAQRIPINLQSDLAEPSYGTRLTRLG; encoded by the coding sequence GTGGGCGAGTCCCCCGACAGGGCGGAGCGGAACGAGGACACGCGGGGGTCGGCATCCGCCGCGGAGCCCACTCCGACAGCCACCCGCGCCGAGACGCCGTCCGCGGAGACAGCGTCCGCGGAGACGGCTGCGCCGGAGCCGGACGGGACCGCCGCCGAGGCCGCCGCGCCGGAGGCTGACGCCGCCCCGGAGGCCGAGGCCGTCCCGGAGCCCGACGACGACGCGGCCGAGGAGCCCGCCGCCGAGGCCGCGGACGCCGCCGAGGACGTCGACGCCGGGGGCGCCGCTGCCGGGGGCGACGCTGCCGGGGACGCCGAGCCCGCCGCTGACGAGGCCGACGCCGCAGACGAAGCCGCCGACGCCGAGGACGCCCCGCGCGGGGCCGTGCTGGAGCTGAGCGGGGTCGGCGCCCGCGGCGAGTCCGAGCACGCGGCCACCCTCGACGAGCCCACCACCGCCCTGCGCGTCCCCTACGACCCGCCGACCCAGACCCTGCGCCAGTTCCGCGGCTTCCGGCTGGACCCGGACGAGGTCGACGACCCGGCCGCCGAGCCCGAAGAGCCGGTGGAGCAGTCCGCTCCGGCCGCCGCCCTCAACCCGGCCTATCTGCGGGCGTTCGACGCCGTGCCGATCCCGGCCCCGGAACCGGCTCCGGAACCGGCTCTGGAACCAGCCCCCGGACCGGGAGTCGGACAGGGAGTCGGACCGGGGGCGGGCCCGGCCCCGGAAGGCAGCCCGGAGACCACCTCCGAGGCGCTGGAGCTCCTGGCGACGCTCAGTCGCCGGCCGATGACCCCGCTGCGCCGCGCGGCCAAGCGGACCGCCCTCTGGGGCGGCCTGCTCTGCGTCGTCCTGGCGGTGCTCGCGGTGGTCCAGGTGCTGCGCCCGCTGCCGACGCCGCAACTGCGGCTGACCGCCGCCTCGGAGTACACCTTCGGCGGCTCTGCACCGGCCCTGTCCTGGCCGACGGCGGGACAGTCGGCGGTGGAGGTCGACGGCCTCGGCTCACTGGGCCAGAACGGCGCGGAGACCGCCGTGCCGATCGCCAGCGTGACCAAGGTGATGACGGCCCATCTGATCCTCAAGGACCACCCGCTGGCCGTCGGCCAGCAGGGCCCGGTGATCACCGTCGACCAGCAGGCGGTGACCGACTACACCAACGGCACGGCCGGCGGGGAGTCGGTGATGAAGGTCAGCGCGAACGAGCAGCTGACCGAGTACCAGGCCCTGCAGATGCTGCTGATCCCCTCGGCCAACAACGTCGCCCGGCTGCTCGGCCGCTGGGACGCGGGCACCGACGCCGCCTTCGTCGCCAAGATGCAGGCCGAGGCGACGGCGCTGGGGATGTCGCAGACCACCTACACCGACCCCAGCGGTCTGGAGGACACCACCAAGAGCACCGCCGCCGACCAGCTCAAGCTGGCCAAGGTGGTCATGGAGACGCCGGTCTTCCGGGAGATCGTGAGCACCCAGTCGTTCTCGCCGCCGGAGAACCCGCTGACCTACAACACCAACAAGCTGCTCGGCGCCAACGGCGTGATCGGGGTCAAGACCGGTTCCGACTCGGCGGCGCTGGGCTGCCTGATGTGGGCGGCGCAGGTCAAGATCGGCGGGACCACCCAGACCGTGCTCGGTGTGACGTTGGGGCAGCCGGCCCTGAGCTCGACCTTCGGCATCCTCGACAACGTCATGGCGACCAGCAAGAAGCTGCTGGTCAGCGCTGAGGGCGTGCTCCAGTCGCACATCCTGGTGCACCAGGGCGAGGTCGTCGGCTACGTGGACGACGGCGAGGGCGGCCGGACGCCGGTGGTGGCGTCCAAGGACGTGAACGTGATCGGCTGGTCCGGCACCTCGGTGCCGGTCTCGCTGGAGGCGACGGGCGGGGTGCTGCCGCGCACCGGCCGGGCCGGCGACGGCGTCGGCGAGCTGGTCGTCGGCACCGGGGTCAGCGCCCAGCGGATCCCGATAAACCTCCAGTCCGACCTGGCCGAGCCCTCCTACGGGACCCGGCTCACCCGCCTCGGCTGA
- a CDS encoding ATP-binding cassette domain-containing protein: MIVASNLTKRYGDKTAVNDLSFTIRPGIVTGFLGPNGAGKSTTMRMIMGLDAPTQGSVTVNGKRYADHAAPLHEVGALLEAKAIHTGRSARNHLLALAATTGIGARRVDEVIELVGLTEVARKRAGGFSLGMGQRLGIASALLGDPATVLLDEPVNGLDPEGILWIRNLLKGLASEGRTVFVSSHLMSEMALTAEHLIVVGRGKLIADTSVADFTRSASRNVVRVRSPHAEKLRSLLVGPDVTVDAVEPGTFEVTGLDSDRIGTVAAENGVTLFELAPQQASLEEAFMELTRDAVEYHASTTVAAHGGAPVGTGRSTS, encoded by the coding sequence ATGATCGTAGCCAGCAACCTCACCAAGCGTTACGGCGACAAGACCGCTGTGAACGACCTGTCGTTCACCATCCGCCCCGGCATCGTCACCGGCTTCCTCGGCCCCAACGGCGCCGGCAAGTCGACCACGATGCGCATGATCATGGGTCTGGACGCGCCGACGCAGGGCAGCGTCACCGTCAACGGCAAGCGCTACGCCGACCATGCCGCGCCGCTGCACGAGGTCGGCGCGCTGCTGGAGGCCAAGGCCATCCACACCGGTCGTTCCGCCCGGAACCACCTGCTGGCGCTGGCCGCGACCACCGGCATCGGAGCCCGCCGGGTGGACGAGGTGATCGAGCTGGTCGGTCTGACCGAGGTGGCCCGCAAGCGGGCCGGCGGCTTCTCGCTGGGCATGGGGCAGCGGCTGGGCATCGCCTCCGCGCTGCTCGGCGACCCGGCCACGGTCCTACTGGACGAGCCGGTCAACGGCCTCGACCCGGAGGGCATCCTCTGGATCCGCAACCTGCTCAAGGGCCTGGCCTCGGAGGGCCGCACGGTCTTCGTCTCCTCGCACCTGATGAGCGAGATGGCGCTGACCGCCGAACACCTGATCGTCGTGGGACGCGGCAAGCTCATCGCCGACACCTCGGTCGCCGACTTCACCCGCAGCGCCTCCCGCAACGTCGTCCGGGTCCGTTCCCCGCACGCCGAGAAGCTGCGCTCGCTGCTGGTCGGCCCGGACGTCACGGTGGACGCCGTGGAGCCGGGCACGTTCGAGGTCACCGGCCTGGACAGCGACCGGATCGGCACCGTCGCCGCCGAGAACGGCGTCACCCTGTTCGAGCTCGCGCCGCAGCAGGCCTCCCTGGAGGAGGCGTTCATGGAACTCACCCGGGACGCCGTCGAGTACCACGCCAGCACCACCGTCGCCGCCCACGGCGGCGCGCCGGTCGGCACCGGAAGGAGCACGTCATGA
- a CDS encoding response regulator, producing the protein MTIRVLLADDQALLRGTFRMLIDSTPDMEAVGEAADGREAVELAGPLRADVLLMDIRMPGLDGLAATRLICADPELSGVRVLILTTFEFDEYVAEALRAGASGFLGKGMRPEELLEAIRTVAAGDSLLSPSATRTLITRFLAQPQRADATAGADPARLDVLTPRERDLMALVALGHSNDEIAERLLLSPLTVKTHVNRAMTKLGARDRAQLVVIAYQCGLVLPGAR; encoded by the coding sequence ATGACCATCCGGGTGCTGCTGGCCGACGACCAGGCCCTGCTGCGGGGCACCTTCCGCATGCTGATCGACTCGACGCCGGACATGGAGGCGGTCGGCGAGGCCGCCGACGGCCGCGAGGCGGTGGAGCTGGCCGGGCCGCTCCGGGCCGACGTGCTGCTGATGGACATCCGGATGCCGGGCCTGGACGGCCTGGCCGCGACCCGGCTGATCTGCGCCGACCCGGAGCTGTCCGGGGTCCGGGTGCTGATCCTGACCACCTTCGAGTTCGACGAGTACGTGGCGGAGGCGCTGCGCGCCGGGGCCAGCGGCTTCCTCGGCAAGGGCATGCGCCCCGAGGAGCTGCTGGAGGCGATCCGCACGGTCGCGGCCGGTGACTCGCTGCTCTCCCCCTCCGCCACCCGCACCCTGATCACCCGGTTCCTGGCGCAGCCGCAGCGCGCGGACGCGACCGCCGGCGCGGACCCGGCCCGGCTGGACGTGCTGACGCCGCGCGAGCGCGACCTGATGGCGCTGGTCGCCCTCGGCCACTCCAACGACGAGATCGCCGAGCGGCTCCTCCTCAGCCCGCTGACGGTGAAGACGCACGTCAACCGGGCGATGACCAAGCTCGGCGCCCGCGACCGGGCCCAGCTGGTGGTCATCGCCTACCAGTGCGGCCTGGTGCTGCCCGGCGCCCGCTGA
- a CDS encoding ABC transporter permease subunit — protein MSTATAPDATVKASFAKGQGKVTQARVINSEWIKLRTLRSTPITLLVAVLIMVGLNPLITWANASHGGGHGDAVNGAELSLGLYILAQLAVGVLGVLIVSGEYSTGMIRASLSAVPKRLPVLWAKAIVYAVVVLVVMTIACLGAFYGGQAILSHYDRAVTLTDPGVARVVFGTGLYLTFVGLLGIGLGALIRNAAGAIAVLVGILWVVPILAHLLPSSWAPHIVPYLPSNAGSAMLSVVPDPTMMSPWSGFALFAGYAVALLAVAGLLLKRRDA, from the coding sequence ATGAGCACCGCCACCGCGCCCGACGCGACCGTGAAGGCCTCGTTCGCCAAGGGGCAGGGCAAGGTGACCCAGGCGCGAGTGATCAACTCCGAGTGGATCAAACTACGCACCCTGCGCTCCACCCCGATCACTCTGCTGGTGGCCGTCCTCATCATGGTCGGCCTGAACCCGCTGATCACTTGGGCGAACGCCAGCCACGGCGGCGGCCACGGCGACGCCGTCAACGGCGCGGAGCTCAGCCTGGGCCTGTACATCCTGGCCCAGTTGGCCGTCGGCGTGCTCGGCGTGCTGATCGTCAGTGGCGAGTACAGCACCGGGATGATCCGTGCCAGCCTCTCCGCCGTGCCCAAGCGGCTGCCGGTGCTGTGGGCCAAGGCGATCGTCTACGCCGTGGTCGTGCTGGTCGTGATGACGATCGCCTGCCTCGGCGCGTTCTACGGCGGCCAGGCGATCCTGTCCCACTACGACCGGGCCGTGACCCTCACCGATCCCGGTGTGGCGCGGGTGGTCTTCGGAACCGGGCTCTACCTCACGTTCGTGGGCCTGCTCGGCATCGGCCTCGGCGCGCTGATCCGCAATGCGGCGGGTGCCATCGCCGTGCTGGTCGGCATCCTCTGGGTGGTGCCGATCCTCGCGCACCTGCTGCCTTCGAGCTGGGCCCCCCACATCGTTCCCTACCTTCCCAGCAACGCCGGTAGCGCGATGCTCTCGGTGGTGCCGGACCCGACGATGATGTCCCCCTGGAGCGGGTTCGCCCTCTTCGCCGGCTACGCGGTGGCCCTGCTGGCGGTCGCCGGCCTGCTGCTGAAGCGCCGCGACGCCTGA